A genomic region of Cotesia glomerata isolate CgM1 linkage group LG9, MPM_Cglom_v2.3, whole genome shotgun sequence contains the following coding sequences:
- the LOC123272137 gene encoding multiple epidermal growth factor-like domains protein 8 isoform X2 produces MMGWTKVMSIWAVTWAFCLIVRGLVNPSSLPLSSGSSPSMSQQNVKQVPCDKTRKIFTNSWGVISDGPMGSNYTQDSHCEWLIKANNSRQFITLSFRTMGTECSYDYVFVYDGDSFRSPLLGSFSGKTEPQQVTSSSGYMLILLYSDTNYVLDGFHAEFSVTDCPNNCTRHGKCINNTCVCENDWGGKDCSRELCPNNCSEAGTCGVKRCQCRKGFSGQSCSLHATHPDGNKWHWLSHSEGGMTPRAAHTAIYHSKTDSLYVFGGYNLNYVLSDLQVYRFNTSQWENEFGQVLEGASAAEYLDPMLIAGELERIGLNGAEEKYGISSSSLVWKVLSNIKNSSSSFNFRDSISAADSGDNNRREFIGGRDYRFTRPPARKKRQVPVETTIPLPDDDDDDDIVVIKVNDNENQEKQVLETHPSPRYGHAACKYNNGFVIYGGKLANGSLSNHLWHYNVEARVWTLRARESALIPPPLTRHTLTLAADDNDQENGFIYLFGGSTVDGEFSSSLYSIKLNFTHPEEEQWRQVVVRGGKELDVRVVAHSTVYHKATNSLLVYGGVVASVARFSKLSDRMFVFQLNRKVWSEIHYPRAHLRDTYVPRERAFHTCNIVGNYLVVFGGYSHRHNKEEICYDNQMYLYHLGCHVWVSHEVFGVTDHKDGAGYPKQQGVFAHAADVRNGNTLLLVGGYHGNVNADLLAYTLPPMLAPGDGDYTGAEPEQLCFKHKTFTECSANPECGWCSADEICYGRTIGSNCTTNLQTSRCPGVCPALGDCHSCLIHGQPSSGTGNWGTNSRGKISISNKLNLGTCTWCVQNARCHHKDDNYGVCGLRDDTLSQIPGWWGPKGTEIVRVDECRELDRRPGLTFLKYKPPVNFTQPDSVTIVNATTIDFNVPSMQGAKTESGLGGEMIARLTGFLRLPQYFWDDSAENLKICVSYNSATLRVTHNLDDSDRNSSDEKLEFVANLTAETSQCIPTKWPDGTKMSLQPNGRYLLDFESKRMVTVNYAYPSKMEITHSRKSENPKVFTFEYLEPYQNGTCSQYSNCLHCLTDSSCGWCELNNKCLSRALNETESCVTTVEYNHKNITEWRYLTITPSTCANCSNYITCESCVTTSLCEWWTEEARCARIGRLPNSVLSVDQCPIPCRQRTNCTQCLDEKGRCVWCEATHECFSFSVYTSEYQFGLCREWMDQAGLMGVTSRSSLSSSASSSSSSSFSSSSSSSDQGFSSGNYQCKSCSRHTNCTNCLHSLSCGWCYSLDNPITGVCVQGDFNRPHVNCSLAINDYYAINETTLINRESGWAYAQCPDVDECDLGLHDCHPNAICTNTHGSYSCQCKRGFNGDGRENCTKTCYEKCVNGYCSEAPDYKCECNLGWTGPDCRTNCGCYNHSTCVSAVGVCDECQDWTTGKYCEECKAGSYGNATTSLGCRKCNCNEHGDRDIDYCDRQTGKCFCKDNTEGEMCEKCKKGYYGDPRNGGMCYYGCMSRGMLTGPQGGMTGKQGLGSRYSQLSLWESHLAGSPTRECLWIVRPSNGQLMTNSSDNNNDDDDDDDDDDIAPQSIIQFTINEDINVSCQENSVYVYDGLPDFVSSTSSHQSQLLGVYCTESTNYPVTVEAKSGTLTVHYKQLDEVEGFNASYIVMTCGINCPVNRECRNGQCLCKVGFVGIDCDVELCPNNCTSAKKQGVCDKSYGHCVCAVGFGGRDCSIKLKSHQLVFTELFNSEYLADNLDHLRKTLPRFGHSLVADRRGSLWMFGGYSLSHGPLNDIRLFDTRNNTWMPVTVESTSEASMPQGRYFHAAEIVHSRQQIYVYGGLSRKEEGVSGLSNNTLSDFWKFSLQNQRWSLVTKHISSPPAASTTATTTTTTTTTTTTTTTTTTTVNSEAKAVPPPLAGHTLTLRRNAESESLILIGGFSPKYGYLNSVWEFNLETELWSVMTTRGNGPLGVYGHSTVYHTKSDSLYVFGGYTYAVNRTFISNKLYALNYKTYTWSVLPPFDDNNDNTEVGSLPQARFLHSAVTTDEYMVIFGGRQNPYNTNDSLIAYEYACNLWIRLITKDTEIIGTPPPPAYAHAMTHADPEVNAIYVVGGFDGGINSHVTQINIPDDLCNLWTEKTVCRKYFGCSFCSVITIAGNNESYCFSNQQSSATHRVDKCNTNVTMSQRSNGVYCNYEWMASRKCQNLKSCTECLAQWPYYRDNEDDDDEDVTPICKWCTNCPTPHGKCIPAEKDCDEQNKCNSRQISIMDVNQCGERQCPASDCEKCSKLDEDCVWTRQVLKTSEFGVKMTSEPIYDWNCVSKDIFERSSIKMASSSTTCEARCSDHKDCSSCLRGTGAEGGWHECRWSTQLNECISPSYQPLYCAGGVCGLVLRSSDILQCPEPCSVFKQCSTCLKHSHCGWCSLDSANITGQGICTEGSLEAPTDHPAGGTCEMLFNQLNPPTESITTTVMPHDFTDAIVIDQDFNLTNETFSIVDTKMSFSWHYVRCPPENECINGHHTCSAKSEKCFDLDEGFECMCGDGYKNETTWSTALSFSSSSSMLTSPSMNEYGRKMCVPMCTQGCVRGTCIEPNVCRCDFGYVGANCSIQCQCNGHSNCAGPDKLDVCPKCHNNTMGDQCDKCEPLYVGNPADNGQCVPCLEYCNGHTRICINESMTVSDPNSVDRMSIELLQKQLIEGPVAKAKCVNCGNNTRGDKCGECVSGYFRGTEDLRDVCRPCECHGHGNTCDPVTGEKCNCGNNTESEPLCTSGPSKSGNPGGGKPCWMVQCSKCRENYAGNPTMGHQCYKTVTVDNKMCFDSKLIDECKLKPKPLNPGQTVFYMVQPRFMNVDIRIMVDVTQGALDLFLSPRDDSFVVTINSTTGYQDVELDGRFKWRKDHYDNWFEDDHSMLDRIRIVEFHPHSPYSPYSPYSSMINSSGQVEQTNWNNGPQFLVMERYASDNLATFVTIEQRNTFLVIRNLTNRLVLTLPEDKHELGLTKFHIALRAIDPPYVVDLTGGRAAYGMIFFRQDQLHIDLFVFFSVFFSCFFLFLAACVVAWKTKQAADVRRARRRHVVEMLHMAKRPFASAIILYDRDGNLGESPTSPQQRKPARLARNKIVNFHSDVRPVAVEPTDDGVAAVATVFIRLPGGPHAPVKLALGSSLILLTRVYPVNSRVFLRRRNSHAVS; encoded by the exons ATGATGGGGTGGACCAAAGTAATGTCAATATGGGCAGTCACTTGGGCCTTTTGCTTGATAGTCCGCGGGCTGGTTAATCCTTCCTCGCTGCCTCTGTCCTCGGGCTCCTCGCCGTCAATGTCTCAGCAGAATGTCAAGCAAGTTCCCTGCGACAAAACTCGTAAGATATTTACAAACTCATGGGGAGTAATCAGCGACGGGCCAATGGGTTCTAATTACACCCAGGATTCTCACTGCGAGTGGCTTATTAAAG CAAACAACAGCAGACAATTTATAACCTTGAGCTTCAGGACAATGGGAACAGAGTGCAGTTATGATTATGTGTTTGTATACGACGGAGATTCATTTCGTTCGCCTCTTCTAGGGAGTTTTAGTGGCAAAACTGAGCCTCAGCAAGTGACATCATCATCCGGTTAt ATGTTAATTTTGCTGTACAGCGACACTAACTACGTTTTAGACGGGTTTCATGCCGAGTTTTCAGTCACTGATTGTCCAAATAACTGCACCAGGCACGGCAAGTGCATCAACAACACCTGTGTCTGTGAAAATGATTGGGGAGGAAAGGATTGCTCAAGGGAATTATGTCCAAACAATTGCAGCGAGGCTGGAACTTGTGGAGTCAAACGGTGCCAATGTCGGAAAGGTTTTTCTGGACAATCTTGTTCCTTGCATGCTACTCATCCTGATGGTAACAA atGGCATTGGTTATCCCATTCAGAGGGTGGAATGACACCTCGAGCTGCTCACACAGCCATCTATCACAGTAAAACAGATTCTCTCTACGTATTTGGTGGTTACAATCTAAACTACGTCCTCAGTGACCTCCAGGTCTATCGGTTCAACACCAGTCAGTGGGAAAACGAGTTTGGGCAAGTCCTAGAAGGTGCTTCTGCTGCTGAATATTTGGATCCCATGCTAATTGCTGGTGAATTGGAACGCATTGGACTGAACGGTGCTGAAGAAAAATACGGAATATCCTCGAGTTCGTTAGTCTGGAAAGTCCTCTCCAATATAAAAAACAGTTCAAGCAGTTTCAATTTTCGGGACAGTATCAGCGCTGCTGACAGCGGTGATAATAATAGGCGAGAATTCATCGGCGGGCGTGATTACCGTTTTACCAGACCTCCTGCTAGAAAGAAACGACAGGTTCCAGTAGAGACTACTATACCTCTGCcggatgatgatgatgatgatgatattgTTGTTATAAAAGTCAATGATAATGAAAACCAGGAAAAACAAGTCCTGGAAACTCATCCTAGTCCAAGGTACGGTCACGCGGCTTGTAAGTACAATAATGGATTTGTTATTTATGGAGGAAAATTGGCAAACGGGTCACTGTCTAATCACCTCTGGCACTACAATGTCGAAGCGAGAGTTTGGACTCTGAGAGCAAGAGAGTCTGCGTTGATTCCTCCACCGCTTACTCGACATACTTTAACCCTTGCGGCTGATGATAATGATCAAGAAAATGGTTTTATATATCTGTTTGGAGGAAGCACAGTTGACGGAGAATTCTCCTCAAGTTTGTACAGTATAAAGTTGAATTTTACCCACCCGGAAGAAGAACAGTGGCGCCAGGTGGTTGTTCGCGGTGGAAAAGAATTGGACGTAAGAGTTGTCGCGCACTCGACTGTCTATCACAAAGCGACAAATTCACTGCTGGTGTATGGTGGTGTAGTAGCAAGCGTTGCGCGGTTCAGCAAACTCTCAGACAGGATGTTTGTCTTTCAGCTGAACCGCAAAGTCTGGTCAGAGATTCATTACCCGCGTGCGCACCTCCGAGACACCTATGTTCCGCGAGAGCGCGCTTTTCACACTTGCAATATTGTCGGTAATTACTTGGTGGTATTTGGTGGGTACTCCCATCGACACAACAAGGAAGAAATCTGCTATGACAATCAGATGTACTTGTATCACTTGGGCTGTCATGTCTGGGTTAGTCACGAGGTCTTTGGAGTCACCGATCACAAAGACGGTGCTGGATATCCCAAACAACAGGGAGTTTTTGCCCATGCAGCTGATGTAAGGAATGGCAATACTTTGTTACTGGTTGGTGGGTATCACGGGAACGTCAATGCTGATCTTTTGGCGTACACTTTGCCGCCGATGCTGGCACCCGGTGACGGTGATTACACTGGAGCTGAACCAGAGCAGCTTTGTTTCAAGCACAAGACCTTTACAGAGTGCTCTGCCAATCCAGAGTGTGGATGGTGTTCTGCTGACGAGATCTGCTATGGAAGAACAATTGGAAGTAATTGTACAACCAACTTGCAAACTTCCCGTTGTCCTGGTGTGTGTCCTGCTTTGGGTGATTGTCACTCTTGTTTAATTCACGGACAGCCCAGCAGCGGAACCGGCAACTGGGGAACCAATTCTCGgggaaaaatttctatttctaACAAGTTAAACCTCGGAACGTGTACTTGGTGTGTTCAAAATGCCCGTTGTCATCACAAAGACGATAATTATGGCGTCTGTGGTCTGCGTGATGACACTTTGTCCCAGATTCCAGGCTGGTGGGGACCAAAGGGCACTGAAATAGTCAGAGTAGATGAGTGTCGTGAGCTGGATCGTCGGCCTGGATTGACGTTTCTCAAATACAAACCTCCTGTAAACTTCACCCAACCGGATTCAGTTACCATTGTCAACGCTACGACTATTGACTTCAACGTTCCATCTATGCAAGGCGCTAAAACAGAGTCTGGCCTCGGTGGAGAGATGATTGCCCGGCTCACCGGGTTCCTCAGACTTCCACAGTATTTTTGGGATGACAGCGCTGAAAACTTGAAGATTTGTGTCAGCTACAACAGCGCCACCCTAAGAGTCACTCACAATCTTGATGATAGTGATCGTAATAGTAGTGATGAAAAATTGGAATTTGTGGCTAATTTAACTGCTGAAACATCCCAGTGTATTCCAACAAAATGGCCTGATGGAACAAAAATGTCGCTACAGCCAAATGGCCGGTATTTGTTGGACTTTGAATCTAAACGGATGGTCACTGTAAATTACGCCTATCCGAGTAAAATGGAAATAACTCACAGTAGAAAATCAGAGAACCCCAAGGTCTTTACTTTCGAGTATCTTGAACCGTATCAGAATGGAACTTGTAGCCAGTACAGCAATTGTCTTCACTGTTTGACCGACTCGTCTTGCGGATGGTGTGAGTTGAACAACAAGTGCTTGTCTCGCGCTCTCAATGAAACTGAAAGCTGTGTAACGACTGTCGAGTATAACCACAAAAATATTACCGAGTGGCGTTATCTAACCATAACGCCATCTACATGTGCAAATTGCTCAAACTACATAACCTGTGAGTCTTGTGTGACAACCAGTTTGTGCGAATGGTGGACCGAAGAAGCCAGATGTGCTCGAATTGGTCGACTACCCAACAGTGTTCTCAGTGTTGATCAGTGTCCCATTCCGTGTCGACAAAGAACCAACTGTACTCAGTGTTTGGACGAAAAAGGCCGCTGTGTTTGGTGCGAAGCAACACACGAGTGCTTTTCCTTCTCTGTTTATACTTCAGAGTACCAGTTTGGGTTGTGTCGCGAGTGGATGGATCAAGCTGGACTGATGGGTGTCACTTCTAGGTCCTCGTTGTCCTCCTCggcctcctcctcctcctcctcctccttcTCCtcctcatcatcatcatcggaTCAAGGATTCTCTTCGGGAAACTATCAGTGTAAAAGTTGTAGCCGTCATACCAACTGTACAAATTGTTTGCACTCTTTGAGTTGTGGCTGGTGCTACAGTCTTGACAATCCCATCACTGGAGTTTGCGTCCAGGGTGATTTTAATCGGCCCCATGTCAATTGCAGTCTTGCCATCAATGACTACTACGCGATAAACGAAACAACGTTGATAAATCGGGAATCTGGATGGGCGTATGCCCAGTGCCCGGATGTTGATGAGTGTGATCTTGGACTACACGACTGTCATCCCAATGCTATTTGTACCAACACTCACGGAAGCTACAGCTGTCAATGTAAGCGAGGGTTCAACGGTGATGGTCGGGAAAATTGTACCAAAACTTGCTACGAAAAGTGTGTTAATGGTTATTGCAGTGAAGCGCCAGATTACAAATGCGAGTGTAATCTTGGATGGACTGGGCCTGATTGTAGAACCAATTGTGGGTGTTACAATCATTCGACTTGTGTTAGTGCTGTAGGAGTGTGTGATGAATGCCAAGATTGGACTACAGGTAAATACTGTGAGGAATGCAAAGCTGGAAGCTACGGTAATGCCACTACGTCTTTGGGATGCAGGAAATGTAATTGTAACGAGCATGGAGACCGCGATATTGATTACTGTGATCGACAGACTGGCAAGTGCTTCTGTAAAGACAACACTGAAGGCGAAATGTGTGAAAAATGCAAGAAAGGTTACTACGGAGATCCAAGAAATGGCGGAATGTGCTACTACGGGTGTATGTCTCGTGGAATGCTCACTGGGCCCCAAGGTGGAATGACTGGCAAACAAGGTCTAGGCAGTAGATACTCCCAGCTATCACTGTGGGAAAGTCATCTTGCTGGTAGTCCTACCCGTGAGTGTCTCTGGATTGTCCGTCCATCCAACGGTCAGTTAATGACCAATTCCAgtgataataacaatgatgatgatgatgatgatgatgatgatgatatcGCCCCCCAGAGTATCATCCAGTTTACAATTAATGAAGATATAAATGTAAGCTGTCAGGAAAACAGTGTCTATGTCTATGATGGTCTGCCTGATTTTGTTTCATCGACCAGCAGCCATCAGAGCCAATTGTTGGGTGTTTATTGCACTGAAAGTACTAACTATCCGGTGACTGTTGAAGCCAAGTCGGGGACTCTTACTGTTCATTACAAACAGCTGGATGAAGTTGAAGGGTTTAACGCGAGTTACATCGTTATGACTTGTGGGATAAACTGTCCGGTAAATAGAGAGTGTAGGAACGGGCAGTGTCTTTGCAAAGTTGGTTTTGTTGGTATTGATTGTGATGTTGAATTGTGTCCAAACAATTGCACGTCTGCGAAAAAACAGGGTGTCTGTGATAAAAGTTACGGCCACTGTGTCTGTGCGGTTGGGTTTGGTGGTCGTGATtgctcaattaaattaaagtctCATCAATTGGTATTCACGGAACTGTTCAATTCCGAGTATCTTGCTGATAATTTGGATCATTTACGGAAGACACTGCCAAGATTTGGACACAGTCTCGTTGCAGATCGACGAGGAAGTCTCTGGATGTTTGGCGGGTACTCACTGAGCCACGGTCCGTTGAATGACATTCGTCTTTTTGACACTAGAAACAACACTTGGATGCCGGTGACCGTTGAATCTACTTCCGAAGCTTCTATGCCTCAAGGCCGGTACTTTCACGCTGCTGAAATAGTTCACAGTCGTCAACAGATTTACGTCTACGGAGGATTGTCACGCAAAGAGGAAGGTGTCAGTGGATTGTCCAACAATACACTGAGTGATTTCTGGAAGTTTAGCTTACAAAATCAACGATGGAGTCTTGTTACTAAACACATTTCTTCTCCACCAGCGGCATCTACCACAGCAACGAcgactactactactactactactactactacta CTACTACTACTACAACAACTGTAAATTCTGAGGCTAAAGCAGTCCCACCACCATTAGCAGGACACACTTTGACCCTACGTCGCAACGCCGAGTCGGagagtttaattttaatcggTGGTTTCAGTCCCAAGTATGGATATCTAAACAGTGTCTgggaatttaatttagaaacaGAGTTGTGGTCGGTGATGACAACACGAGGAAACGGTCCTCTGGGTGTCTATGGACACTCGACAGTTTATCACACCAAATCCGACAGTTTGTATGTATTTGGTGGGTATACTTACGCTGTCAATCGAActtttatatcaaataaattgtacgctctaaattataaaacatacACGTGGTCTGTCCTTCCGCCTTTTGATGACAACAATGACAACACTGAAGTTGGTAGCTTGCCTCAAGCAAGATTTCTTCACTCTgctgtaactactgatgagtATATGGTGATTTTTGGTGGTCGCCAGAATCCGTACAACACCAACGATTCGTTAATTGCCTACGAGTATGCCTGTAATTTATGGATTCGGCTGATTACCAAGGACACTGAAATAATCGGAACTCCTCCTCCACCGGCGTATGCTCACGCGATGACTCACGCTGATCCAGAAGTTAACGCAATTTATGTCGTAGGTGGATTTGACGGTGGAATAAACAGCCATGTCACTCAGATAAACATTCCAGATGATCTTTGCAATTTATGGACAGAAAAAACTGTCTGTAGAAAGTATTTTGGGTGCTCATTTTGCTCAGTGATCACCATTGCAGGTAACAACGAGTCGTATTGTTTTTCAAACCAGCAGAGCTCAGCGACTCACCGtgttgataagtgtaacaccaACGTTACCATGTCGCAGCGGTCGAACGGTGTTTACTGCAATTACGAGTGGATGGCCAGTCGAAAGTGTCAAAACTTGAAAAGCTGCACAGAATGCTTGGCACAGTGGCCTTATTATCGCGACAATGAGGATGACGATGACGAGGACGTCACACCTATTTGTAAATGGTGTACCAATTGTCCGACTCCTCATGGAAAGTGCATACCCGCGGAAAAAGACTGCGATGAGCAAAATAAATGCAATTCACGGCAAATTTCAATAATGGACGTTAATCAGTGCGGTGAGAGACAGTGTCCTGCTAGTGATTGTGAAAAGTGCAGCAAATTGGATGAAGACTGCGTTTGGACGCGTCAGGTACTAAAAACTTCCGAGTTTGGCGTAAAGATGACCAGCGAGCCAATTTACGACTGGAATTGTGTCTCTAAAGACATATTTGAGCGGTCGAGTATAAAAATGGCGAGCAGCAGTACTACGTGTGAAGCGAGATGTAGCGATCACAAAGATTGCTCGAGTTGTTTACGAGGAACTGGAGCTGAAGGTGGCTGGCACGAGTGTCGCTGGTCTACTCAGTTGAACGAATGTATTTCTCCATCGTATCAGCCTTTATACTGCGCTGGAGGAGTTTGTGGTCTGGTGTTGCGTAGTTCAGACATTCTACAGTGTCCAGAACCTTGCTCGGTGTTTAAGCAATGTAGCACATGCTTGAAACACTCTCACTGCGGATGGTGTTCTCTCGACTCTGCTAATATTACTGGACAGGGAATTTGCACCGAGGGATCTCTTGAAGCACCCACAGATCATCCAGCTGGTGGTACCTGTGAGATGCTATTCAACCAACTTAATCCACCTACTGAAT ctattACAACGACGGTGATGCCTCATGATTTCACAGATGCGATCGTCATTGACCAGGATTTCAATCTGACAAATGAAACATTTTCAATAGTTGACACTAAAATGTCATTTTCCTGGCACTATGTACGCTGTCCTCCGGAAAATGAATGCATCAATGGTCATCATACTTGCTCAGCGAAGAGCGAAAAATGTTTTGACCTGGATGAAGGTTTTGAGTGCATGTGTGGAGACGGTTACAAGAATGAAACAACCTGGTCAACGGCTCTGTCATTTTCATCATCATCGTCGATGTTAACATCACCGTCAATGAATGAATATGGACGAAAAATGTGTGTGCCAATGTGTACTCAAGGTTGCGTTCGCGGAACCTGTATAGAGCCAAATGTATGTCGCTGTGATTTTGGATACGTCGGTGCCAACTGTTCTATTCAGTGTCAATGCAACGGACACAGCAACTGTGCTGGTCCAGACAAACTTGATGTGTGTCCAAAGTGTCACAACAACACTATGGGTGATCAGTGTGACAAATGCGAGCCACTCTATGTTGGCAACCCTGCAGACAACGGACAGTGCGTTCCGTGTTTGGAATACTGCAATGGTCATACTCGGATTTGCATCAACGAAAGCATGACAGTCTCTGATCCAAATTCAGTGGATCGCATGTCCATTGAATTGCTTCAGAAACAATTGATAGAAGGGCCAGTTGCCAAAGCAAAGTGTGTTAATTGCGGGAACAATACTCGCGGTGATAAATGCGGTGAGTGTGTGTCTGGTTATTTCCGTGGTACTGAAGATTTGCGTGATGTTTGTCGACCGTGTGAGTGTCACGGTCACGGTAATACATGCGATCCAGTTACGGGTGAAAAATGTAATTGTGGTAATAACACAGAGAGCGAACCACTGTGTACCAGCGGACCATCTAAATCTGGTAATCCAGGAGGTGGAAAACCTTGCTGGATGGTACAGTGCAGCAAGTGTCGAGAAAATTATGCTGGAAATCCAACTATGGGCCATCAATGCTACAAAACCGTTACTGTTGACAATAAAATGTGTTTCGATTCAAAGTTAATTGACGAGTGCAAGCTCAAACCAAAACCACTAAATCCAGGTCAAACTGTCTTTTATATGGTTCAGCCCAGGTTTATGAATGTTGATATACGAATAATGGTGGATGTCACCCAAGGAGCGCTAGATTTATTCCTCAGTCCTCGTGATGACTCCTTTGTAGTGACAATAAACTCGACAACAGGTTATCAAGATGTTGAATTAGACGGTAGGTTCAAGTGGCGCAAAGATCACTACGACAATTGGTTTGAAGATGATCACTCTATGCTGGATCGAATTCGTATCGTTGAATTTCATCCCCATTCGCCTTACTCGCCTTACTCCCCTTACTCGTCGATGATCAACTCGTCTGGACAAGTAGAACAGACCAACTGGAACAACGGACCGCAATTTCTAGTAATGGAACGCTACGCTTCAGACAATCTCGCTACCTTTGTTACTATTGAACAACGAAATACCTTTCTGGTAATTCGGAATCTTACTAATCGACTGGTACTGACACTACCGGAAGATAAACACGAACTTGGTCTAACAAAGTTCCATATTGCTCTGAGAGCGATAGACCCACCGTATGTTGTTGATTTAACAGGAGGACGCGCTGCATATGGAATGATATTTTTCCGTCAAGATCAACTGCACATTGATCTCTTTGTATTTTTctcagtatttttttcttgtttcttCTTGTTTTTAGCAGCGTGTGTAGTCGCCTGGAAGACAAAGCAAGCTGCCGATGTCAGACGAGCAAGAAGACGGCATGTTGTTGAAATGCTTCACATGGCCAAACGACCATTTGCTTCAGCGATTATTCTTTATGACCGGGATGGTAATCTAGGAGAAAGTCCAACTTCACCTCAACAACGGAAACCCGCCAGGTTGGCGAGGAACAAAATAGTTAATTTCCACAGTGACGTAAGGCCCGTGGCCGTCGAACCAACAGATGATGGTGTCGCTGCTGTAGCGACTGTTTTTATCAGACTTCCCGGTGGTCCCCATGCTCCCGTCAAATTAGCCCTTGGAAGCTCCTTGATTCTACTGACGCGCGTCTATCCAGTAAACAGTCGCGTCTTTTTACGCCGTCGCAACAGTCACGCtgtaagttaa